The Candidatus Woesearchaeota archaeon nucleotide sequence TAATGAACTATGAACGGTGGCACCAATTTTACAAACAAAGCCCAGGACGCAATAATGTCGGCTCAGCAACTGGCTCAAGAAAAAGGACAGCAGCAAATAGATGCTCTGCACCTGCTTTTTTCTTTGCTCTTGCAAGATGGGTCTGTCATTATAACCATACTTCAAAAATTAGGAGTTGATATTGATAATTTAAAAAAGAAAATTGAAGCCCAAATTACAAAAATTCCTGTGATTGCAGCTCCCACAGTTCTTGGTCAATTTTATTTAACTCAGGACATGGCAAAAGTTTTAGACAGAGCCCGCCAGGAAGCAATGAAAATGGGGGACGAGTTTATTTCTGTTGAGCATTTCTTTTTAGCATTGTTAGACACCAAATCAGGCGCCCGAGATATTTTAGAAAAAGTTACTTTTTTTGGTTCTATAGAAAATTCAAATAATTTGAAAACTTCAAAACTTGATTATGACCAGGTATTAAAAATTCTTTCGCAAATCAGGGGTGGACAAAAAATTACAGACCCGGAGCCGGAGTCAAAATATCAGGTAATTGAGAAATACACCAGGAACTTAACTGATCTGGCAGCTGCCGGTAAAATTGATCCAATAGTCGGAAGAGATAATGAAATTCGTAGATTAATGCAAATTATATCTCGTAGAACTAAAAATAATCCTGTGCTAATCGGAGAAGCCGGAGTTGGTAAAACAGCGATTGTTGAAGGATTTGCCCAAAGAATTGCCAGGGGAAATGTCCCTGAATTTTTGAAAAATAAGGAAATAATTTCATTAGATTTGGGATTAATAATTGCTGGCACAAAATACAGAGGAGAATTTGAAACAAGAATAAAGGCCTTGCTAAAAGAAATTGGCCGCGCAGACGGTAAATATGTTTTATTTATTGACGAACTTCATACTTTGGTTGGAGCCGGAGCTGCCGAAGGCGCAATTGACGCTTCAAATTTATTAAAACCAGCTTTGGCGCGCGGAGAGCTAAGGTCAATCGGGGCTACAACTTTAAAAGAATACCAAAAGTATATTGAAAAAGACCCGGCTTTGGAAAGAAGATTTCAGCCGATTTATGTGCAAGAGCCTTCAGCCGAAGACGCAACAGCAATATTAAGAGGTATCAAAGAAAAATATGAAGTTCACCACGGAGTAAGAATTAAAGATTCTGCTATTAAGGCGGCTGTTGAATTGAGCAATCGCTATATTTCTGACAGGTTCTTGCCAGACAAAGCGGTTGACTTAATGGACGAAGCGGCTTCGGCTTTGAGATTAGAAATTGAATCAGAGCCACAGGAATTAGAAAAATTTGAAGAAGAAATCACAAAATTTGAAATAGAGAAACAGGCATTAAAAAAAGAAAAAGGCTCTGAAAGAAGATTAAAAGTAATTGCCAGAGAATTAGCCGATTTAAAAGAAAAAACAAAAGAGAGCAGGGCAAAATGGGACGCAGAAAAATCATTGATTAATAAAATAAAAGATATCAGAAAAAAAATTGACGGACTTTCTTACCAGACAGAAATTGCCCAAAGAGAGGCAGATTTAGAAAAAGTAGCTGAAATAAAATATGGTAAAATACCACAGCTTTTAAAAGAGCAAAAATTAGTTGAGCAAAAATTAGTTAAACTTCAAAAAACTCATCATTTCTTAAAAGAAGAAGTAACCGAAGAAGAAGTTGCCAAAGTTGTTTCACGTTGGACAGGAATTCCTGTAACAAGATTAATAACAGAAGAAGCCAAGAAGCTGGAAACAATGGAAGATATTTTAAACAGAAGAGTTACTGGACAGCAGGAGGCGATTTCAGCCATATCAAGAGCAATAAGAAGGGCAAGAGCTGGTATTTCTGAAGAAAATAAACCGTTGGGCTCATTTTTATTTTTAGGTCCAACTGGAGTCGGCAAGACCGAAACTGCCAAAGCTTTGGCCGAATTTTTGTTTGACGACGAAAAAGCCATGATAAGACTAGATATGTCAGAATATATGGAACGCCACACAGTTTCCAAAATTATTGGTTCTCCTCCAGGATATGTTGGCTATGAAGAAGCCGGACAG carries:
- a CDS encoding AAA family ATPase; this encodes MNGGTNFTNKAQDAIMSAQQLAQEKGQQQIDALHLLFSLLLQDGSVIITILQKLGVDIDNLKKKIEAQITKIPVIAAPTVLGQFYLTQDMAKVLDRARQEAMKMGDEFISVEHFFLALLDTKSGARDILEKVTFFGSIENSNNLKTSKLDYDQVLKILSQIRGGQKITDPEPESKYQVIEKYTRNLTDLAAAGKIDPIVGRDNEIRRLMQIISRRTKNNPVLIGEAGVGKTAIVEGFAQRIARGNVPEFLKNKEIISLDLGLIIAGTKYRGEFETRIKALLKEIGRADGKYVLFIDELHTLVGAGAAEGAIDASNLLKPALARGELRSIGATTLKEYQKYIEKDPALERRFQPIYVQEPSAEDATAILRGIKEKYEVHHGVRIKDSAIKAAVELSNRYISDRFLPDKAVDLMDEAASALRLEIESEPQELEKFEEEITKFEIEKQALKKEKGSERRLKVIARELADLKEKTKESRAKWDAEKSLINKIKDIRKKIDGLSYQTEIAQREADLEKVAEIKYGKIPQLLKEQKLVEQKLVKLQKTHHFLKEEVTEEEVAKVVSRWTGIPVTRLITEEAKKLETMEDILNRRVTGQQEAISAISRAIRRARAGISEENKPLGSFLFLGPTGVGKTETAKALAEFLFDDEKAMIRLDMSEYMERHTVSKIIGSPPGYVGYEEAGQLTEKVRRRPYAVILLDEIEKAHPEVFNILLQIFEDGRLTDSKGRMVSFKNTIIIMTSNVGSDYINKMSSIGFNTKEDVAERESMKDKIMNSLKDQFRPEFLNRIDEIVIFNYLRKEEIKKIVDLELAKVEKRLKAKEIKIVISEKAKELLVKEGFDPNLGARPLKRVIQRLILDPLSVKIVVNEIREGSRVLIDAENGKIIFDTPKILSRIRENQKLEKTAR